The region TGGGAGTGCGACACGGAAGTTCCCGAGGAGTCGAAGGGCATTCATGTGGATATCGCCCGCCAGTTGGTGGAGAATGCTCCGGGAAATCGTTTCAATGTCATCCTGGGAGGAGGAATGTCCCCTATGGGCATCCTGAACGCCTCGGAGGTGAAGACCACGATTTTCGAAGGACCTACGGAAAACATTTGCACGCGTGCCGACAATAGGAATCTACCTGCCGAGTGGCTAGCCCATCATGCCAATGATACAGTGCCCCCAGCTTTGGTCCACAaccgccaggacctgctcaaagTGGATGTTAAGAAGGTGGAACATTTGATGGGTCTGTTCCGGAACAATCACATTACTTACTCCGTGGCTAGAGAGGCGGGCGAACCTTCGCTGCAGGAAATGACCGAGACCGCCCTGGGAATCTTGGAAAGGGGCGATGAGTCCAACGGATACGTGCTCCTCGTGGAAGGAGGCCGCATTGATCAGGGTCACCACATGAACTACGCCCGCGCGGCTCTCCACGAACTGTATGAATTCGATTTGGCCATCCAAGCAGCTGTGAATAACACGGATCCCGATGAAACTCTGATCCTGGTGACGGCTGACCACTCCCACGCGGTTACCTTCAATGGCTATGCCCTCCGAGGAGCCGACATCCTGGGGGCAGCCAACTCGCACGAGAAAAACGACCCCATGGTCTTTGAGACCATCTCGTATGCCAATGGTAAGTATAAACATCGTCTTAGTTCAAGCAGAAATGCTAAAATAAGTTCATCTCTTTAGGTCCTGGCTACTGGGATCACTTGGCCAATGATTCGAGACCTCAAAACAGCTCCAATATGTGGATGCCCTTGAAGCAGTTCACGGAGGAGGAGCGGTCCTCCCCCACTTATCGCCATTTGGCCACTGTTCCCAGAAAGGATGAGACCCACGGCGGTGAGGATGTGGCTGTCTTTGCCTACGGACCCGGTTCCAGTTTGATTCGCGGGGTCTTCGAGCAGAACTATTTGGCCTATGTGATGAGCTATGCGGGCTGCCTTGGTCCCGCCAAGGATTTCGATGATTCCTGCAAGGATCACAAGGATGATGAAAAACCCAAGCTTAGCAAAAGTAGTGCCACCGTATTGGGAGTATCCTCGATTACCATTGTGGCTACGGTCACAGCGGCCTTTCTACGCGGTCACATGCTGTAATTAAAGTTGTTTTGATTAtattaa is a window of Drosophila biarmipes strain raj3 chromosome 3R, RU_DBia_V1.1, whole genome shotgun sequence DNA encoding:
- the LOC108025268 gene encoding alkaline phosphatase 4; the encoded protein is MHSLVLLGLLCGGLVALSWAAVTTQPPPLIRTLSAGGDIGPQFEVEKAKEPEDAEFWYKVALGQLEKTIKQAQRVKEDSYRKKARNIIIFIGDGMGISTISAGRIYKGQYLKHGHGEEETLVFDDFPNTGMAKTYNVDKQVPDSAGTATAIFSGAKTHYGAIGTDATRSKKNAQQGRIQNVMEWAQKAGKRTGIVTTTRITHATPAATYAHIYDRDWECDTEVPEESKGIHVDIARQLVENAPGNRFNVILGGGMSPMGILNASEVKTTIFEGPTENICTRADNRNLPAEWLAHHANDTVPPALVHNRQDLLKVDVKKVEHLMGLFRNNHITYSVAREAGEPSLQEMTETALGILERGDESNGYVLLVEGGRIDQGHHMNYARAALHELYEFDLAIQAAVNNTDPDETLILVTADHSHAVTFNGYALRGADILGAANSHEKNDPMVFETISYANGPGYWDHLANDSRPQNSSNMWMPLKQFTEEERSSPTYRHLATVPRKDETHGGEDVAVFAYGPGSSLIRGVFEQNYLAYVMSYAGCLGPAKDFDDSCKDHKDDEKPKLSKSSATVLGVSSITIVATVTAAFLRGHML